One genomic window of Pseudoxanthomonas sp. includes the following:
- a CDS encoding type IV secretory system conjugative DNA transfer family protein, protein MTKGKIAFVVVLTALVLVAGLYLSGYTTMALLKVKAPLQWNTYIEYFQALGDPRYQPYAKKIKIAGYIGFGVVLVVYVLLLALVFKPKKKSLHGDARFATSGDLNKHNMLKPADNGIIVGKFGGKLVRLPGQQFVILAAPTRSGKGVGIVIPNLLEYGESVVVLDIKQENFDLTSGWRKSQGQEVFLFNPFAEDRRTHRWNPLTYVSTDPAFRVSDLMSIAAMLYPDGSDDQKFWVSQARNAFMAFALFLFENRDDEVKTGFPFSSGAPTLGRIYRLSSGDGTDLKTYLRGLASRKFLSDNARSAFSNMLSQADETFASIMGTLKEPLNAWINPVLDAATSEDDFLLTDLRKKKMSIYIGIQPNKLAESRLIINLFFSQIINLNTRELPQGNPELKYQCLLLMDEFTAIGRVDIIASAVSYMAGYNLRLLPIIQSMAQLDATYGKDVSRTIITNHALQIIYAPREQQDANDYSEMLGYTTFRKRNVTRGRDTTRSISEERRALMLPQELKAMGFDQEVFLYEGIAHPVKCEKIKYYKERHFTVRLLPKVEIARISV, encoded by the coding sequence TTGACCAAGGGGAAGATTGCGTTCGTCGTCGTATTGACGGCGCTGGTGCTGGTGGCAGGGCTCTACCTGTCCGGTTACACGACGATGGCGCTGCTGAAGGTCAAGGCGCCGCTGCAGTGGAATACCTACATCGAGTACTTCCAGGCGCTGGGTGACCCGCGCTACCAGCCGTATGCGAAGAAGATCAAGATCGCCGGCTATATCGGTTTCGGCGTCGTACTCGTTGTCTATGTTCTGTTGCTTGCGCTGGTCTTCAAGCCCAAGAAGAAGTCGCTGCACGGCGATGCGCGCTTCGCCACGTCAGGCGATCTGAACAAGCACAACATGCTCAAGCCGGCCGACAACGGCATCATCGTGGGCAAGTTCGGCGGCAAGCTGGTGCGCCTGCCGGGGCAGCAATTCGTGATCCTGGCCGCGCCGACCCGGTCGGGCAAGGGCGTGGGCATCGTGATTCCCAACTTGCTCGAGTACGGCGAGTCGGTCGTGGTGCTGGACATCAAGCAGGAGAACTTCGACCTGACCAGCGGCTGGCGCAAGTCCCAGGGACAGGAGGTCTTTCTGTTCAATCCGTTTGCCGAAGACCGGCGCACGCATCGCTGGAATCCGCTGACCTACGTCTCCACGGATCCGGCCTTCCGCGTGTCCGATCTGATGAGCATCGCCGCGATGCTGTATCCGGATGGCTCGGATGACCAGAAGTTCTGGGTCAGCCAGGCGCGCAACGCTTTCATGGCTTTTGCGTTGTTCCTGTTCGAGAACCGTGACGACGAGGTCAAGACCGGATTCCCGTTCTCATCCGGTGCACCGACGCTGGGCCGTATCTATCGTCTCTCGTCGGGCGATGGCACCGATCTGAAAACCTACCTGCGTGGACTTGCGTCACGCAAGTTCCTCAGCGATAACGCGCGCTCGGCGTTTTCCAACATGCTGTCCCAGGCAGACGAGACGTTCGCCTCGATCATGGGGACGTTGAAGGAGCCGTTGAACGCCTGGATCAATCCAGTGCTGGACGCGGCCACATCCGAGGACGACTTCCTGCTGACCGACCTGCGCAAGAAGAAGATGAGCATTTACATCGGCATCCAGCCCAACAAGCTGGCCGAGAGCCGCCTGATCATCAATCTGTTCTTCAGCCAGATCATCAACCTCAACACGCGCGAGCTGCCGCAGGGCAATCCGGAGCTGAAATATCAGTGTCTGCTGCTGATGGACGAATTCACCGCGATCGGCAGGGTTGACATCATTGCGTCGGCGGTGTCGTACATGGCCGGCTACAACCTGCGCCTGCTGCCGATCATCCAGTCGATGGCGCAGCTGGATGCGACCTACGGCAAGGATGTTTCGCGCACGATCATCACCAATCACGCATTGCAGATCATTTACGCGCCGCGTGAGCAGCAGGATGCGAACGACTACTCCGAGATGCTGGGTTACACCACATTCCGCAAGCGTAATGTCACGCGTGGCAGGGATACGACGCGCAGTATCTCGGAGGAGCGTCGCGCATTGATGCTTCCGCAGGAGCTCAAGGCGATGGGCTTCGATCAGGAGGTCTTCCTGTACGAGGGCATCGCCCATCCGGTGAAGTGCGAGAAGATCAAGTATTACAAGGAGCGTCATTTCACCGTACGGCTCCTGCCAAAGGTTGAGATCGCCCGCATTAGTGTCTGA
- a CDS encoding VirB4 family type IV secretion/conjugal transfer ATPase, producing MFSPDSPVSEFVPYSSHVAQSVIKTVGGDYMLTWHLGGLPFVGREEWELEHRHNTFNRMLQTLRAPDFVNVAFWVHDVRRRGSIKQGANFRHRFNQQLSDEYFESLSSQKIMRNEMYLTLIYRPVVGGKSLVEKTDNIDRLRAMEEQAVSKVLELAGNVEAVLKDYSPYRLGMYEARNGIVFSEALEFLGYVLNRVTEPVPVLGASIKDYLPVSKHLFSAKTGDYIIATPNGEKHYGAILNVKEYPDGTFPGILNGLKYLDFEYVITHSFSPMGRHDALKVLDRTKGMMISSGDKAVSQIAELDHAMDQLSSGNFVLGEYHFVIALYADSQAALQQNIAIARAELSNAGFVSAKEDLAVTSSFYSQFPASWKFRTRPANVSSLNFLGLSPLHNFATGKKENNPWGECVTTLQTTNGQPYYFNFHATHPAENSFGEKAIANTMVIGKSGTGKTALINFLLSQVQKYKPSPTIFFFDKDRGAEIFVRACGGNYLALENGRPTGFNPFQCERNEANVQFLADLVKVLAGKVAYTAREEEEIFRAVENILDTPMRLRTMTNFQKSLPNMGDDGLYARIRKWTAGNSLGWVFDNPVDTIDLQKANIIGFDYTDIIDNSEVRAPVINYLLHRLEELIDGRPLIYVMDEFWKILDGKGGLKEFAKNKQKTIRKQNGLGIFATQSPEDALASDISAALIEQTATLILLPNPNASREDYINGLKLTDAEYQVVVGLDERSRCFLVKQGHGSVVCQLNLRGLDDSLSVISASTDNIEIMHQILARRSIELETFSGDLMPEDWLDFFYENRKGSGKRGNSGRLPSKGGISVASA from the coding sequence ATGTTTAGCCCAGACTCGCCCGTGAGTGAATTCGTTCCATACTCAAGCCATGTCGCCCAGTCGGTCATCAAGACGGTTGGAGGTGACTACATGCTGACTTGGCATCTGGGTGGTTTGCCATTTGTGGGGCGTGAGGAGTGGGAGCTTGAGCATCGCCACAACACGTTCAATCGGATGCTGCAGACCTTGCGGGCACCGGATTTTGTGAATGTCGCATTCTGGGTGCATGACGTGCGCAGGCGCGGAAGTATCAAGCAAGGGGCCAATTTCAGGCATCGTTTCAACCAACAACTGTCCGACGAGTACTTCGAAAGCCTTTCCAGCCAGAAGATCATGCGCAATGAGATGTATCTCACGCTGATCTACCGGCCCGTCGTCGGGGGAAAGAGTCTCGTGGAGAAGACCGATAATATTGATCGCTTGCGTGCGATGGAAGAGCAGGCGGTGAGCAAGGTTCTGGAACTCGCTGGGAACGTGGAGGCCGTGCTGAAGGATTATTCACCCTATCGTCTTGGCATGTATGAGGCCCGTAACGGGATCGTTTTCTCGGAGGCCTTGGAGTTCCTGGGCTATGTCCTTAATCGTGTCACTGAACCGGTTCCGGTCCTGGGTGCATCCATCAAGGATTACTTGCCTGTCAGTAAACATCTCTTCTCTGCCAAGACCGGTGATTACATCATTGCGACGCCTAACGGCGAGAAGCACTACGGTGCAATCCTCAACGTCAAGGAATACCCGGATGGGACATTTCCGGGAATTTTGAACGGCTTGAAGTATCTGGATTTCGAATATGTGATTACTCACTCTTTCAGCCCAATGGGGCGTCATGACGCGCTCAAAGTGCTGGATCGGACCAAGGGGATGATGATCTCATCAGGCGACAAGGCGGTCAGTCAGATTGCGGAACTTGACCATGCCATGGACCAGCTGTCCTCCGGTAACTTCGTCCTGGGTGAATATCACTTCGTCATCGCACTCTACGCAGACAGTCAGGCCGCACTACAGCAGAACATCGCTATCGCTCGCGCTGAGCTTTCCAATGCGGGCTTCGTCTCGGCGAAAGAAGATTTGGCGGTGACTTCTTCGTTTTACTCGCAATTCCCGGCAAGCTGGAAATTCCGCACCCGTCCGGCCAATGTGAGTTCACTCAATTTCCTTGGCTTGTCGCCGCTGCACAATTTTGCGACCGGGAAAAAGGAAAATAATCCGTGGGGCGAGTGTGTGACGACACTGCAAACCACTAATGGTCAGCCGTATTATTTCAATTTTCATGCCACACACCCGGCAGAGAACTCGTTTGGCGAGAAGGCGATTGCCAATACGATGGTAATCGGTAAATCCGGTACCGGTAAGACGGCGTTGATTAATTTTCTGCTGAGCCAAGTGCAGAAATACAAGCCTTCGCCCACGATCTTCTTCTTTGACAAAGATCGTGGCGCGGAGATCTTCGTTCGGGCCTGTGGGGGGAATTATCTAGCCTTGGAGAATGGGCGGCCCACAGGATTCAATCCGTTCCAGTGTGAACGCAACGAGGCTAATGTCCAATTCCTTGCGGATCTAGTCAAGGTGCTTGCTGGCAAGGTTGCCTATACGGCGCGGGAAGAGGAAGAGATCTTCCGTGCGGTGGAAAACATCCTTGATACGCCGATGCGCTTAAGGACGATGACAAACTTCCAGAAGAGCTTGCCTAACATGGGGGATGATGGCCTCTATGCGCGCATCAGGAAATGGACTGCCGGAAATTCCTTGGGCTGGGTGTTCGATAATCCAGTCGACACGATTGATCTCCAGAAAGCCAATATTATTGGTTTCGACTATACCGACATTATCGATAATTCAGAGGTCCGTGCGCCGGTCATCAACTATCTACTCCATCGCTTGGAGGAGCTGATTGACGGACGGCCTCTGATCTACGTCATGGATGAATTCTGGAAGATCCTTGACGGAAAGGGTGGGTTGAAGGAATTCGCCAAGAACAAGCAGAAGACCATTCGGAAACAGAACGGCTTGGGGATCTTCGCGACCCAGAGTCCGGAGGATGCGCTGGCCAGTGACATTTCCGCTGCACTGATCGAACAGACCGCGACCCTGATTCTGTTGCCGAATCCCAACGCGAGCCGTGAAGACTATATCAATGGTCTCAAATTGACCGATGCAGAGTACCAGGTAGTCGTGGGCCTGGACGAGCGCTCGCGCTGCTTCCTGGTTAAACAGGGGCATGGTTCCGTGGTTTGCCAGCTCAACCTGCGGGGGCTGGATGATTCGCTATCCGTCATTTCAGCATCTACAGATAATATTGAAATTATGCATCAGATTTTGGCGCGCCGCTCTATCGAACTTGAGACGTTTTCGGGAGACCTGATGCCGGAGGATTGGCTTGACTTCTTTTATGAGAATCGAAAAGGGTCGGGCAAGCGGGGGAATTCCGGTCGACTGCCTTCAAAAGGCGGTATTTCTGTCGCTTCCGCGTGA
- a CDS encoding TrbC/VirB2 family protein: MLARATLMVAALAVMPAFAADGNSGYGDSEDAVCGFLGSVNNLLTIASIAVVTIAVIFAGYQIAFAHKRISDVAPILIGGLLIGAAGQIAAMIMPNNTNQGACMTDGATVGSFVVSTFSGMI; this comes from the coding sequence ATGCTGGCGCGTGCCACCCTGATGGTGGCAGCGCTGGCTGTCATGCCTGCATTTGCCGCAGATGGGAACAGTGGCTACGGCGACAGCGAGGATGCAGTTTGCGGATTCCTGGGAAGTGTAAACAATCTTCTCACCATTGCCTCGATCGCAGTTGTGACCATTGCCGTGATTTTTGCGGGTTATCAAATTGCATTTGCTCACAAGCGTATAAGTGACGTGGCGCCTATTCTGATCGGGGGACTACTGATCGGTGCGGCTGGTCAGATTGCGGCGATGATTATGCCGAATAACACCAACCAGGGTGCCTGCATGACTGATGGGGCGACTGTTGGTAGCTTTGTGGTAAGTACCTTCTCTGGCATGATCTGA
- the virB11 gene encoding P-type DNA transfer ATPase VirB11 gives MGVTDGPLAQVSNEFLDYQYEVLGIREYMSSKDVTEICINRPGELYLEGREGWRRVEVPSLNFERARQFCTAVVNESNTGQRITDADPVVSLTFPTGQRAQFVIPPACDPGKVSITIRLPSHQTRTLDQYQREGFFDQILEGAATLSAHDEELLDLRRQRNYAEFFRKAVLYKKNVVVAGATGSGKTTFMKALVHHIPRDERLVTIEDARELFIEQPNVVHLLYSKGGQSTSNVTAKSCMEACLRMKPDRIILAELRGDESFYFIRNCASGHPGSITSCHAGSIAQTWDQLALMVKASSEGAGLEFGVIKRLLMMTIDIVVHIKAHAGGRFITGIDFTPDRDFKDE, from the coding sequence ATCGGCGTGACCGACGGCCCGTTGGCGCAGGTCTCCAACGAATTCCTCGATTACCAGTACGAGGTGCTCGGGATTCGGGAATACATGTCCTCCAAGGATGTGACAGAAATCTGCATTAACCGTCCCGGCGAGTTGTATTTGGAGGGAAGGGAGGGCTGGCGCCGTGTCGAAGTGCCATCGCTGAATTTTGAACGTGCTCGCCAATTCTGCACGGCTGTGGTCAATGAGAGCAATACCGGGCAGCGGATCACGGATGCTGATCCGGTGGTTTCCCTGACTTTTCCTACCGGACAACGTGCACAGTTTGTCATCCCGCCTGCATGCGACCCCGGTAAGGTTTCCATTACTATTCGTTTGCCTTCTCACCAGACTAGGACCCTGGACCAGTACCAGCGGGAGGGATTTTTCGACCAGATTTTGGAGGGCGCAGCCACACTGAGCGCGCACGACGAAGAACTGCTCGACCTGCGACGGCAGCGAAACTATGCAGAATTCTTCCGGAAGGCGGTGTTGTACAAAAAGAACGTCGTGGTAGCCGGCGCGACCGGCAGCGGCAAGACGACCTTCATGAAGGCCCTGGTTCACCATATTCCCAGGGATGAGCGCTTGGTGACGATCGAGGACGCGCGTGAGTTATTTATTGAGCAGCCCAATGTGGTTCATCTGCTCTACTCAAAGGGTGGCCAGAGCACCAGCAACGTCACGGCAAAGAGTTGCATGGAGGCCTGCCTCCGCATGAAGCCGGACCGCATCATCCTGGCCGAGTTGCGGGGTGATGAGTCCTTCTACTTCATCCGCAACTGCGCGTCGGGTCATCCTGGATCGATCACTAGTTGCCACGCCGGCAGTATTGCCCAGACGTGGGATCAGCTAGCACTGATGGTCAAGGCCTCCTCGGAAGGTGCGGGCTTGGAATTTGGCGTCATCAAACGACTGCTCATGATGACGATCGATATCGTGGTCCATATAAAGGCCCATGCTGGCGGACGCTTCATTACTGGGATAGATTTCACGCCGGATCGTGATTTCAAGGACGAATAG
- a CDS encoding lytic transglycosylase domain-containing protein produces the protein MDMMQCQNLSVPMDVMHHVVQVESSANPYAIGVVGGKLVRQPRTLEEAVATAEMLERRGYNFSLGLAQVNRYNLQKYGIASYNQAFDGCTSLRAGSRILSECHARANGDWGSAFSCYYSGNFTTGYRHGYVQKIFASMAGNRLVPASSAAAIPLAAVAVSPATARLSARRVVDGDQAQDLAISAMQPGTIAPTPPEPASLLDAATVDQTAVAKPGVDRSVSPVSTNEGVVRLTRNGPVYPSGNVAAALSQAPKPEKVTNVSELQEPVKIGDNAFVF, from the coding sequence ATGGACATGATGCAGTGCCAAAATCTTTCGGTGCCAATGGACGTCATGCACCACGTGGTGCAGGTCGAGTCCTCGGCGAACCCGTATGCCATTGGTGTCGTTGGTGGGAAGCTTGTGCGGCAGCCGCGCACGCTGGAAGAGGCGGTGGCGACTGCGGAAATGCTGGAGCGCCGGGGATATAACTTCTCGCTCGGATTGGCGCAGGTAAATCGTTACAACCTGCAAAAGTACGGCATCGCCTCTTATAACCAAGCTTTCGATGGCTGCACCAGTCTACGCGCGGGCTCCAGGATATTATCCGAATGCCATGCAAGAGCCAACGGCGATTGGGGAAGTGCTTTCAGTTGCTATTACTCAGGAAACTTCACCACGGGTTATCGGCACGGTTATGTGCAGAAGATCTTCGCCTCGATGGCGGGTAATCGGTTGGTGCCAGCCAGTAGCGCTGCTGCTATCCCGCTGGCGGCGGTAGCTGTGAGTCCAGCTACGGCAAGGTTGTCTGCGCGACGCGTTGTAGACGGCGACCAAGCACAGGATCTGGCGATTTCGGCAATGCAGCCCGGCACTATCGCGCCGACGCCTCCAGAGCCAGCCAGTCTGCTTGACGCTGCCACAGTTGATCAAACAGCTGTCGCTAAACCCGGGGTCGATCGTTCAGTGAGTCCGGTTTCGACAAATGAGGGCGTCGTCAGATTGACCCGTAATGGCCCCGTTTACCCTTCAGGAAACGTCGCGGCGGCGTTGTCGCAGGCCCCGAAGCCAGAAAAGGTGACGAACGTTAGCGAGCTGCAGGAGCCTGTCAAGATCGGTGACAACGCTTTCGTATTCTAA
- a CDS encoding VirB3 family type IV secretion system protein, with translation MQKNIMFRGCTRPAMFMGVPYVPFFVGAGGTLLFAMYSGNLLWLFALPVVIFVMRQMAKRDEMIFRLLGLRLQVRMRVRNIRGNGGLWVFSPNPYRSKPAEM, from the coding sequence GTGCAAAAGAACATCATGTTCCGAGGCTGCACGCGGCCGGCGATGTTCATGGGCGTGCCGTATGTCCCGTTTTTTGTCGGGGCAGGCGGCACGCTGCTCTTTGCCATGTACAGCGGGAACCTGCTTTGGCTGTTTGCACTGCCCGTGGTGATCTTTGTGATGCGGCAGATGGCCAAGCGCGACGAGATGATCTTTCGCTTGCTGGGTTTGCGGCTGCAAGTCCGCATGCGGGTCAGGAACATCCGTGGCAATGGTGGATTGTGGGTCTTTTCGCCAAATCCTTATCGCAGCAAGCCTGCTGAAATGTAG
- a CDS encoding TrbI/VirB10 family protein, producing the protein MSQNTIPPDHRQDDVPEDPRGERENPYFASAHQQDFEDLDAAAPSLRAEEGQRLNRRALLFLGATLVLILVMAFMFLRMFNSGGKEQQRPREARAERPLVPDAPQVEPALPPVAAQAPPVAPLPLEEPREYGRENMGEVRREQRPAGPSLVDRRIADSSGGGSGMQGSPTEGNGPGIAPAPRPGDPGTQPPIQAQLGETSSATYLQKPDTLLLRGTYIRCVLETHIVTDVSGFTSCVVTEPVYSVNGKSLLLPKGSKVSGTYSGGGGRTNRVAVIWDRVTTPNGLDVLMSSPGVDNLGGAGHPGDLDNHWASKITSALMISLIADAFKYEGEKHGPQRTTINENGTTYIEPYESETANTMQRLSEQMISQQMARSPTITINQGTVLNVYVAKDVDFSGVLPSYQ; encoded by the coding sequence ATGAGCCAGAACACCATACCGCCGGATCATCGTCAGGACGATGTGCCGGAAGATCCTCGCGGGGAGCGCGAGAATCCGTACTTTGCGTCCGCACACCAGCAAGATTTTGAGGACCTTGATGCGGCTGCGCCGAGTCTGCGGGCTGAGGAAGGTCAGCGGCTCAATCGGCGCGCTCTTCTGTTCCTCGGTGCGACCTTGGTACTCATTCTGGTCATGGCTTTCATGTTCCTAAGGATGTTCAACTCAGGTGGCAAGGAGCAGCAAAGGCCGCGCGAGGCAAGGGCTGAGCGCCCATTGGTTCCGGATGCGCCTCAGGTCGAGCCTGCGCTGCCGCCGGTCGCTGCCCAGGCGCCGCCGGTCGCACCGCTCCCGCTCGAAGAGCCCCGTGAATACGGACGGGAAAACATGGGCGAGGTGCGCCGGGAGCAGCGCCCAGCAGGTCCATCGCTCGTGGATCGGCGCATTGCCGATAGCTCGGGCGGCGGCAGCGGGATGCAGGGTTCGCCGACTGAGGGAAATGGTCCTGGTATCGCACCAGCTCCGCGCCCTGGAGATCCAGGGACGCAACCGCCTATCCAGGCGCAATTGGGAGAGACGTCTTCTGCCACGTACCTACAGAAGCCGGACACCCTGCTCCTACGCGGAACTTATATTCGTTGCGTGCTGGAAACCCACATCGTCACCGATGTTTCCGGGTTTACCAGTTGCGTGGTGACCGAGCCGGTGTATTCGGTCAATGGCAAGAGTCTGCTCCTACCCAAGGGCTCCAAGGTCAGCGGTACCTATTCGGGCGGCGGCGGGCGTACAAATCGTGTGGCGGTCATCTGGGATCGCGTCACTACGCCCAATGGTCTGGATGTGCTCATGTCCAGTCCGGGCGTGGACAACTTGGGTGGTGCGGGTCATCCGGGTGACCTGGACAACCATTGGGCCAGCAAGATCACATCGGCATTGATGATCAGTTTGATCGCCGATGCTTTCAAATACGAAGGCGAGAAGCACGGGCCTCAACGCACGACCATCAACGAGAACGGGACGACCTATATCGAGCCTTACGAGAGCGAGACTGCCAATACGATGCAGAGGCTGTCCGAGCAGATGATCAGTCAGCAGATGGCGCGCTCGCCCACGATCACCATCAACCAGGGAACGGTATTGAACGTCTACGTCGCCAAAGATGTTGACTTCTCTGGCGTGCTGCCAAGCTACCAGTGA
- a CDS encoding TrbG/VirB9 family P-type conjugative transfer protein produces the protein MLPAAAQVIDRYEYKPDAIYQVRTGLGITTQIELSPNEKILDYSTGFSSGWELSRRENVFYIKPKNTDVDTNMMVRTATHSYIFELKVVATDWKALDQARAAGVQYKVSFVYSPETQFSAAAPAASVAKDEPPAQLELGIDSGRRYYYDYSYATRSKAQWLIPSTVYDDGRFTYIKMNDGVSFPSGNFPTVYGRQEAHGEDFVVNTTVDKNTIVVHGTYPYLVIRHGLNVVGLRRNEQK, from the coding sequence ATGTTGCCTGCCGCCGCGCAAGTCATCGATCGCTACGAGTACAAGCCGGATGCTATCTATCAGGTCCGTACTGGGTTGGGAATCACCACCCAGATCGAGCTGAGTCCTAATGAGAAAATCCTGGACTACAGCACGGGTTTCAGTAGCGGATGGGAGCTTTCACGTCGCGAGAATGTCTTTTACATCAAGCCGAAGAATACCGATGTTGACACCAATATGATGGTGCGCACGGCGACTCATTCCTACATTTTCGAACTCAAGGTAGTAGCTACAGACTGGAAGGCCCTGGATCAGGCGCGGGCCGCGGGTGTCCAGTACAAGGTCAGTTTTGTCTATTCGCCGGAGACGCAATTCTCAGCGGCGGCTCCTGCTGCGAGTGTGGCCAAGGATGAGCCGCCGGCTCAGCTTGAACTGGGAATCGATAGCGGGCGACGTTATTACTACGATTATTCATATGCAACACGTAGCAAGGCCCAGTGGCTGATTCCCTCCACTGTTTATGACGATGGACGGTTTACGTATATCAAGATGAATGACGGGGTTAGTTTTCCAAGTGGAAATTTTCCGACCGTCTATGGTCGCCAGGAAGCACATGGTGAGGATTTCGTGGTCAATACCACGGTCGACAAGAACACCATCGTGGTTCACGGCACTTATCCATACTTGGTGATCCGACATGGACTGAACGTCGTTGGCCTGCGGAGGAATGAGCAGAAATGA
- a CDS encoding type IV secretion system protein produces the protein MISRNKEETPKVKGAIQKAVSYELTIADMAKRSEKRAWQVATGAIALSAVLAGGYFMLLPLKERTPFIVMADPYTGNVQASRLVPDVMDRTITANEALNRANIERYVLARESFDADQLLTPLGGWRQVHVTSSSAVAVSYRSLYAKSNPASPINLYGRQSALRVKILSTVLVRTPDGRGFRGATVRFQRFQYDKKNGMTQPLDNKLATIDYEYNNNLKFEDQDRVMNPLGFQVTSYRLDADAASLPPAETIVPPGAAGAGGGQAPPVSESGGVAPMVPEPPSMTPSNPSIEQNGATSQ, from the coding sequence ATGATTTCTCGAAATAAAGAAGAAACGCCAAAGGTCAAGGGGGCCATCCAGAAGGCGGTGAGCTATGAGCTCACCATCGCCGACATGGCCAAGCGCAGCGAAAAGCGTGCTTGGCAGGTCGCCACCGGAGCGATCGCACTTTCGGCAGTGCTGGCGGGAGGGTATTTCATGCTACTGCCGCTGAAGGAGCGGACGCCTTTCATCGTGATGGCGGATCCCTACACGGGTAACGTACAAGCCAGTCGTCTCGTCCCTGATGTGATGGATAGGACGATCACTGCGAACGAGGCCCTCAATCGAGCAAATATCGAGCGATATGTGCTGGCGCGCGAGTCTTTCGATGCGGATCAGCTTTTGACCCCACTTGGCGGGTGGCGACAGGTGCATGTTACGTCCAGTAGTGCAGTTGCTGTTTCCTATCGTTCTTTGTACGCGAAGAGCAATCCTGCCAGTCCGATCAACCTGTACGGGCGCCAGTCCGCGCTGCGTGTGAAGATTCTGAGTACGGTGCTTGTGCGGACTCCGGATGGCCGCGGGTTCCGTGGTGCTACCGTTCGTTTCCAGCGTTTTCAGTACGATAAGAAAAATGGAATGACCCAGCCTTTGGATAATAAGCTGGCCACCATTGATTACGAATACAACAACAATCTGAAATTCGAAGATCAGGATCGGGTGATGAACCCCCTGGGATTCCAGGTGACCAGCTATAGACTTGATGCCGATGCGGCCAGCTTGCCGCCAGCCGAAACTATCGTGCCACCGGGGGCGGCGGGCGCCGGGGGCGGTCAGGCACCACCGGTATCGGAGTCGGGCGGGGTAGCTCCAATGGTTCCTGAGCCGCCGAGCATGACGCCATCGAATCCTTCCATCGAACAGAATGGAGCTACCTCGCAATGA